A window of Cohnella herbarum contains these coding sequences:
- a CDS encoding C40 family peptidase produces MKKQLIGFCASALLVGGLSMSSIPAVSAASPAVPSKHKGSSASIERNADGDHNQNNDTTNSNAGNSNSNTYNEGTQQSQETNNGITDNGQASKDIEKVIADGMKYEGTPYEFGSNRSTTATFDCSDFIRWIFKETLGITLPADSRQQGAYVKENGTAQTDWKTLKRGDLMFFMTYQGSSESDYKGVDKSAQRITHVGIYLGDGKILHTYSNASGGVHVGEFANTQWEHRFLFGGSVLPKQ; encoded by the coding sequence ATGAAAAAACAGTTAATCGGTTTTTGCGCATCCGCGCTATTGGTCGGCGGCTTAAGCATGAGCTCCATTCCGGCGGTATCGGCCGCGTCCCCTGCCGTCCCATCGAAACACAAAGGTTCTTCCGCAAGCATAGAGCGGAACGCCGACGGGGATCATAATCAAAATAACGATACGACAAACTCGAATGCCGGCAACTCGAATTCCAACACATATAATGAAGGAACGCAACAATCGCAAGAAACGAACAACGGGATTACGGATAACGGACAAGCTTCTAAAGATATCGAGAAAGTCATTGCCGATGGCATGAAATACGAAGGAACGCCTTACGAGTTCGGCTCCAACCGCAGCACGACGGCAACGTTCGATTGCTCCGACTTCATTCGGTGGATATTTAAGGAAACGCTCGGAATTACCCTTCCGGCCGATTCCCGCCAGCAAGGAGCGTACGTGAAGGAAAACGGAACCGCCCAAACGGATTGGAAAACGTTGAAGCGCGGCGATCTTATGTTCTTCATGACTTATCAAGGTTCATCCGAATCGGACTACAAAGGCGTCGACAAATCCGCTCAACGCATTACTCACGTCGGCATCTACTTGGGGGATGGCAAAATCCTTCATACGTACTCCAACGCAAGCGGCGGCGTGCACGTAGGCGAATTCGCGAATACGCAA